From the Anopheles merus strain MAF chromosome 2L, AmerM5.1, whole genome shotgun sequence genome, the window gttttttcgatttttttccctGGACAAAAGCATAATTCTTTACGTCCCACAACGTTTTCGCGTGTCGCGTTGTTCGTCATTTTATGACCGTGAAAAAGTAAAACCCCCAAAACAAGAGACTGGCTGGTACTGGCTACCGAAAACAAACACGAACACAACGAAACACTGTAGCCCAGACAGAAGCGTACAGAGCGCACGGTGCGATAATGACCTAACTGTTACGCGGGCGCGCACGCCGCCCATAGGATGATGCGCAAGGCTCCTCCGCAGCTTGACTTGggaagtgtgagtgtgtgtgtttccttcTTTGCAAGCCAAGCGATTGTTAAGTAACAGCTTCactcattttttgtttttgttttgtgtcccTCCCAGTGTCGCTGGAGGGTTTTAAGAACAGAAAGTCCTCCTGTCCTGCATTACGTTTTACGACCTGCTCGAGTTGAGCGATGATTCGTTGGCGTTGGATTGAGGTGAACAGAGTGTTTGCTCTGTGGAGTGTAAATGAGACTCTGCTCACCGTTCGATAACGAGACAGATGATGAATTTAAATTGCAACCGCACAACGTAGGGAACGGCTTTACGGTGGGCGAAGAGGTGAAGCAAAGCCGTTGGCGAAGAAGTTGGCTTTATTTGGCGAATGGCATATCACATGAAGAAGATGTCGCTAGAAGACCTAATAACACACGTCCTTACCTTTGAGTCTACGCTCTCTAGGAAAGCGCAGTTCATCTAGTTCCTATCCTACACAAAAACACCCTGCACCTCGTCTTCCCCCTATCATATAGCTTCAGCTGCTAGACACTCCTCCAAGTTGCTCTCGTGCAGCCCCGTAAAATCAATGTACCCGTACGCGTGCAGTACCTTCACCACCAAGTACAGCATCCCACCGTACAGCACCGCCAGCAGACACCAGTGCGCAAACGTTCGCAACCGGTGGCGGCGCACCGATCTCTCCAACGTGCTCCACGGATCGCGCATCAGGTACTGCCGCAGTCCCTTGATCTGATGATCCAGGAAGCTGTTCCACTGGATCGCCTTGGCATCGCACGGGAAGTACTGCTGGTCACCGGCCGCCATCGCGTCCAGCACGCGGCGCATACGCGCCGTCCGGAAGCACCACTGGTTGTTGGTGAAGAAGCGCAGCACGGCGGAAAAGCGATGCACCTTCCGGTAGAGCTTTAGCACGCGCGGCTTCTGACCACCGAGCTGCAGCAGGGCGTCGAAGAACAGCGCCGGCAGGACGTGGTACAGGATGGACAGCACGTCCGCTACCAGCTTGTAGCGGGTCGTGTTGTACGTCGTTATCCACAGCGACTTGTCGAACGGGATGCGATCCTTCCAGTGCTCCAGCTGGTGCTGCGTTTCGCGCCAGCTCACCGGATTGTCGTCCGTGGTGCAGTTGTACACGTTGTCCTCCTCGCGATGGCTCGCCGCGTACCAGGTGACGGCGAGCGTCGCGTTAATTACCGTGTCCGCCGGCACGATGCTCGCCTTGTAGTCCATGTGGATGTGAAATATGCGCAGGACGCCGGTTGCTGCGCCGCACACTACGCCGTTGAAACCGTACAGGTTGTCCGTCCAGCCAGCGATTGGATCTTCCATGGTGGTTGTAACTGGACAGGAAGCGGTAAAAGGTATTACAGGTGGCATTACATTTCCTCTTTGAACGGGTTCTTACTGATCGAAGGTCTGATGATCGCTACCGGCAGCTTCGCTTTGTAGCGCCGCACCATTTCCTCCGAGAGCGATTTGGTGAAGGCGTACGTGTTGGGCCATGGTTCGATCAGCTTCTTCGACAGCTGCTCAAACACGTCCGCATCGTTCTCGCTTTCCGACGCTTTGATTAGAACGCTCGGATCCAGTGGTGGATCGTAGAACTTCTCCTCGATGACGCCCAGCACGCAGTGTGAGAAAGCCGTCGAGATGTAGGTGAAAATCTAAATTGAGTGTAAAATGGACATTGTAAAAGGAAGAATTGTCTAATGGATTTCGTGACCCACCTCCAGCTGGCGGCATTTTTCGGCTATTTTCAACATCTCCTGCGTTCCGCGCACATTCGTTTGTATCGACTCCTTCAACGATTCGTCGAACCGCACATCAGCCGCAGCGTGCACGATGATGTTCGTCCGCTCGTATATGTACGCGAGATCATCGTTCGAAATGCCCACTCCAACCTCACTGATGTCACCCTCGATGAGCCGAATCTTGGACAGGTACAGCTGAGGATCGTTTTCGTAGTTAACAAACACCGCCTCCTTACCGAGCAGCTGCTCCAGCCGTTCGGTAGGGCTAAGCCCTTTCTTGCGTCGAAGGATCAGCAGAATCTCCGCCACATTGCATCTAAAATGGACACCCTTTTATGTAGCTTTTTCACACCCATATCCCCGATATCCCCCTTCCGCCTGCACAACTCACTTTATCAGCTTCTCTATCAGCAGCTTGCCCACAAACCCACTGCCGCCGGTAAGCAGCACGTACTTTCCGTCGTAGAAATCTTTCAACGGAGATCGGTACGCGCGGAACTCTTCCAAACTGACCATCGCTGGACCGACACTGTTCAgctgacgcacacacacacacacacacgcaccgttTGGCTGAAGGGAATCGATACGGGACCGTTTGCCCCGTGGACGCACAAACTGCAACTAACGCGATCGCTGGCGCGGTCTGCAACTGCAACCCAAGTGCACTGTGACCGATGTTTAAAGTTTAATTATAAGCTGCCGTTTTTCCCGGCCAATGGGAGTTCATTAACATtcagtatgttttttttttatttcggtgTTGCTGCTTTCGTTTATTTGAGCCTCACAAACACTACGAAATTGATCGGTCGTAAGGTGACGAATGTGCAGTTTTGCGCTAGTTTTCGAAGTGGAGCTGAGCGACTATGCGCTGTGCAGTATTTTAATGCGTCTTAGTGGCCGTGCCTATCGATTTCCCATGCTCATGGAAaatgtaatattttaattgtctTTATTTATATATCGCTACATGAGTTGATGCACTACATCAATTGATACTAACGTAAAATAGGAAATGAAACGACTCATGTGATAGTTTTTGAACTTATGGATGATATTCTTTTGCATTTCAACACAAATAACACATGTTAAAAAgtataattaaatattttttatttagttttactTTTTAGGCGATAATTATGGAAAATGCGTTAAAAAGCAAGTCACCGCAAGACTTTTCCAGATTTGTCTTCAGAAATATTGGAATAAAATTACATCCGTCTAACATCTTCTTTTGAGCTCCAACAAGTGCCGCTTTGTCTAACTCTCTATGTGCTCCTGAATtagtataaaaaaacaatgcataattcatataaatatatacaaGCAAAGCTGAAACATGCAAGAAAATGTTGAAAAGCATAGTTTCACAAAATATTGGAATAATAATCAAACATGcaacaaattaaattcaacCAAATATGAAAACGAATAATGTTACACTGCAAGCAGCTAGAGAAAACAAATGATGGACACAACGAAAAGGGATTTTGATTGCTAAAGAAAACAGATAACGCAACCAGAAACACCGAGAACAACAGGCTGTCACCTCACTCGTTCGGTAATTTTGGCCACTTCTGCATTAGTGTTGTGTGGTCGTTACCGGTCGCAACCCAGAAACAACTGCCAGCAATGTTGTTCAATACCTTTAACGCCTTCGTTCTAAACATGAGCATGGCTACGCTACTGAACACACGTTTTAAGCAAATTTTGGAGggcaaagaactgtcaaaccgtatcacacacacccacacacacatatgcaaaCGCTGCCACTATACAGGTAATTAGCATTAGCACCAGGTTCATCCAACGGCAAAGTGACCTTCCTGATCAGGGAAGCGCTCACCGCATTATAAATAAATCGCCTAGTGACACTTAAATTACAAGAAGCAACCCATACGCTCCACATAGCTAAGTAAGCTTAAAACTTCCTCATACAGTACAAAACAACGGCAATTTTTATTGAGCAATCGATGCACACGGTGGCGAAGAATGAATTTCAAGCAAATTGTGTACAACCCAAGAAGCTCCTCAGATCGGGCACGCCGGCCGCTTCCAGCAGGCGCAGG encodes:
- the LOC121592887 gene encoding fatty acyl-CoA reductase wat-like, which codes for MVSLEEFRAYRSPLKDFYDGKYVLLTGGSGFVGKLLIEKLIKCNVAEILLILRRKKGLSPTERLEQLLGKEAVFVNYENDPQLYLSKIRLIEGDISEVGVGISNDDLAYIYERTNIIVHAAADVRFDESLKESIQTNVRGTQEMLKIAEKCRQLEIFTYISTAFSHCVLGVIEEKFYDPPLDPSVLIKASESENDADVFEQLSKKLIEPWPNTYAFTKSLSEEMVRRYKAKLPVAIIRPSIITTTMEDPIAGWTDNLYGFNGVVCGAATGVLRIFHIHMDYKASIVPADTVINATLAVTWYAASHREEDNVYNCTTDDNPVSWRETQHQLEHWKDRIPFDKSLWITTYNTTRYKLVADVLSILYHVLPALFFDALLQLGGQKPRVLKLYRKVHRFSAVLRFFTNNQWCFRTARMRRVLDAMAAGDQQYFPCDAKAIQWNSFLDHQIKGLRQYLMRDPWSTLERSVRRHRLRTFAHWCLLAVLYGGMLYLVVKVLHAYGYIDFTGLHESNLEECLAAEAI